The DNA region TACCGATGGGTTCGCCGCTGACTTCGCAGTAGCCGTAATCACCGGAGTCAATGCGTAGAAGGGCCTGGTTGATTTTCCGCAATAGCTTGCGGTGACGGTCTCGGGTACGCAGTTCCAAGGCTTGGGACGACTCGCGGCTAGCGCGGTCACATTCATCGCCCACTTCAAAATGCGCATCACTGCGCATGTCATCGATAGTGGCTTGAGCTTCAAGCAATAACTCCTCACGCCAGAGCTGCAACTTGCGCCGGAAGTAGTCGCGCTGGCTGGCGCACATGTATTCCTCGTCCGGTGTGGCTGGTTGGTACCGCATTTCCAGCGCGGATGGGCGCTCCGCTTGCCCTGAGTTGGCTGCGCCTGAGGCCACGTTGGAAGT from Oceanococcus sp. HetDA_MAG_MS8 includes:
- the dksA gene encoding RNA polymerase-binding protein DksA, which gives rise to MTSNVASGAANSGQAERPSALEMRYQPATPDEEYMCASQRDYFRRKLQLWREELLLEAQATIDDMRSDAHFEVGDECDRASRESSQALELRTRDRHRKLLRKINQALLRIDSGDYGYCEVSGEPIGIARLDIRPVATLSVEEQEAREIEERHRRG